The proteins below are encoded in one region of Rhizobium gallicum bv. gallicum R602sp:
- a CDS encoding transcriptional regulator, with translation MKKVQRSFAVEYKTGRRKLDTRSNSIWGNFDLKSVARDLEEEAMPFLSGSSQSGKSDCEMSLPKADQVEPLLIAPLGPSTTASDTQEISMADETDTATSADVPTVVETPIAPKKQRKPRAKKTAALETPSADAVAEPAAALAAAGGVKRRGRKAKVIEVTASAKRAPVRRAPKAVQAAPAPPMTAIDEMADLLQLEEENQRLRKLLAEKLRAENADLRKRLKLN, from the coding sequence TTGAAAAAAGTGCAACGCAGTTTTGCCGTCGAGTACAAAACCGGCAGACGAAAACTCGATACCAGGTCAAACTCGATCTGGGGCAACTTTGATTTGAAATCCGTCGCTCGCGACCTGGAGGAAGAGGCAATGCCGTTTCTGTCGGGTAGCTCTCAGAGTGGCAAATCCGACTGCGAAATGTCTTTACCAAAAGCAGATCAGGTCGAGCCGTTGTTGATAGCGCCTCTCGGGCCGTCGACAACTGCATCAGATACACAGGAGATAAGCATGGCCGACGAGACTGATACTGCAACCAGTGCCGATGTGCCGACCGTTGTCGAAACGCCTATTGCGCCGAAGAAACAGCGCAAACCCCGGGCCAAGAAAACCGCGGCACTTGAGACGCCGTCAGCTGACGCTGTCGCAGAGCCAGCAGCTGCTCTGGCCGCCGCCGGTGGTGTGAAAAGGAGAGGGCGCAAGGCAAAGGTGATCGAAGTTACGGCGAGCGCCAAACGCGCACCTGTGCGCCGTGCCCCAAAGGCTGTGCAGGCAGCACCGGCCCCACCGATGACGGCGATCGATGAGATGGCAGACCTTTTGCAGTTGGAAGAGGAAAATCAGCGACTGCGCAAGCTTCTGGCCGAAAAACTTCGCGCTGAAAATGCCGATCTGCGCAAACGGCTCAAGCTCAATTGA
- the serA gene encoding phosphoglycerate dehydrogenase, which yields MSRPLSLPRDRISVLLLEGISQSAVDYFSSSGYVNLTHLPKALDDKDLKSHIAEAHIVGIRSRTYLTEEIFRSAKKLMAVGCFSVGTNQVDLDAARRRGIPVFNAPYSNTRSVAELVIGEIIMLTRRIFPRSASAHEGGWEKSAVGSREVRGKTLGIVGYGNIGSQLGVLAESMGMNVRYFDPSDKLRHGNTESMATLGALLEISDYVTMHVPETSSTRNMITETELRRMKKGAVFINNSRGTVVDLEALATVLKEGHLAGAAVDVFPKEPASNKELFETPLQGLDNVILTPHIGGSTEEAQERIGGEVSRKLVEYSDVGSTLGAVNFPQVQLPPRPNGTRFIHVHENRPGILNSLNMIFSSRGLNIVGEFLQTYGEMGYVVIEAESIGQRADDILDEIRQIPGTIRARLLY from the coding sequence ATGTCCCGACCTCTTTCGCTTCCGCGCGACCGGATTTCCGTACTTCTGCTTGAAGGCATCAGTCAGAGCGCGGTGGACTACTTTTCGTCATCCGGCTACGTCAATCTCACGCATCTGCCGAAGGCTCTGGATGACAAGGATCTTAAAAGTCATATAGCCGAAGCACATATTGTGGGAATTCGCTCACGCACATATTTGACAGAGGAAATCTTCAGATCGGCTAAGAAGCTCATGGCCGTCGGCTGTTTTTCTGTGGGGACAAATCAGGTCGATCTGGATGCGGCCCGCCGACGCGGGATACCCGTGTTCAACGCTCCCTATTCAAATACGCGCTCGGTCGCCGAGCTTGTGATCGGTGAGATCATCATGCTGACCAGGCGGATCTTCCCGCGTTCGGCTTCGGCTCATGAAGGCGGATGGGAAAAATCTGCCGTCGGCAGTCGTGAGGTGCGCGGGAAAACGCTGGGCATCGTTGGCTATGGCAATATCGGTTCGCAGCTTGGCGTTCTTGCGGAAAGTATGGGCATGAACGTGCGCTATTTCGATCCCTCGGACAAGCTTCGCCACGGCAATACAGAATCGATGGCGACGCTCGGGGCACTGCTCGAAATCTCAGATTATGTGACGATGCATGTTCCAGAGACCAGTTCAACGCGAAACATGATCACTGAGACTGAACTGCGCCGAATGAAAAAGGGAGCCGTTTTTATCAACAATTCCCGCGGGACCGTGGTCGATCTTGAGGCGCTTGCGACGGTTTTGAAAGAGGGGCATCTTGCAGGCGCGGCTGTGGACGTGTTCCCGAAAGAGCCGGCATCCAATAAAGAACTCTTCGAGACGCCGCTACAGGGTTTGGACAATGTAATTCTGACGCCACATATTGGCGGCTCAACCGAAGAAGCCCAGGAGCGCATCGGAGGGGAAGTCTCAAGGAAGCTCGTCGAATATTCGGACGTCGGTTCGACGCTGGGCGCGGTCAATTTTCCCCAGGTTCAACTGCCTCCGCGACCGAACGGCACACGTTTCATCCATGTTCATGAAAATCGCCCTGGCATCTTGAACAGTTTGAATATGATTTTTTCGTCCCGCGGACTGAATATCGTCGGCGAATTCCTGCAGACCTACGGCGAGATGGGTTATGTGGTGATTGAGGCCGAGAGCATTGGCCAGAGAGCGGATGATATCCTTGATGAAATTCGCCAGATTCCGGGAACGATACGCGCTCGATTGCTTTACTGA
- a CDS encoding oxidoreductase has protein sequence MKTWFITGASRGFGRAVAEEAIRRGDKVAATARSVEALQDLVALSPEGVAAIQLDVTNPEEIKHSVAAAQARFGHIDVLFNNAGIGYFAAVEESQEAEIRRMMEINVFGLVNVTNAFLPAMRARRSGTIINVSSVGGIRAFPAVGWYCASKFAVEAISESLSQELQPLGIDIVLIEPGPFATDWAGNSAHEVPPDGEIADYGNTAGGQRASFRQNVGNEPGDPAKAAVAIVNVAHDEDKPLRLPLGNISYDGILDKLEQVRQEIAKREAVSRATDRD, from the coding sequence ATGAAAACATGGTTCATCACAGGTGCATCCCGCGGTTTCGGTCGCGCTGTCGCCGAGGAAGCCATTCGCCGCGGTGATAAAGTCGCCGCAACCGCTCGTTCCGTCGAAGCGCTCCAAGACCTTGTGGCACTTTCTCCCGAAGGCGTCGCGGCGATTCAACTCGACGTCACCAACCCCGAAGAGATCAAGCACAGCGTAGCCGCTGCCCAAGCACGCTTTGGCCACATCGACGTCCTCTTCAACAACGCTGGGATTGGCTATTTCGCTGCGGTCGAGGAAAGCCAGGAGGCGGAAATTCGACGAATGATGGAGATAAACGTTTTTGGTCTTGTCAACGTCACCAATGCGTTTCTTCCGGCCATGCGGGCGCGGCGCTCAGGTACCATCATAAACGTCTCGTCCGTCGGAGGCATCCGAGCTTTTCCGGCCGTCGGATGGTACTGCGCGTCCAAGTTCGCTGTGGAAGCTATTTCCGAATCGCTCTCGCAGGAATTGCAGCCGCTCGGTATTGACATCGTCCTCATCGAGCCCGGCCCGTTTGCGACGGATTGGGCTGGCAACTCAGCACATGAAGTACCACCGGACGGTGAAATCGCCGATTACGGCAATACGGCGGGTGGCCAGCGCGCGTCCTTCCGACAGAACGTCGGCAACGAGCCAGGGGATCCGGCAAAGGCGGCCGTGGCGATTGTCAATGTCGCTCATGACGAGGACAAGCCTCTGCGACTGCCGCTTGGCAATATCAGCTATGACGGCATTCTCGATAAACTCGAGCAGGTCCGTCAGGAGATCGCGAAGCGAGAAGCGGTCAGCCGCGCCACGGATCGGGATTGA
- a CDS encoding TRAP transporter substrate-binding protein has protein sequence MTTTLGLSATALGFSMKRAAAAEYSLKFAFNLAETHPITTRAREAATRIQQETNGRVELQVYPNNQLGSDTDMLSQVRAGGIDLFLNSGINVLSTMVPAASIYGLGFIFPDYDTVWKTMDGELGVALHKLIEKVNLLPMEKMWDNGFRHITTSTHPVNSPADLAGMKIRVPVGALWTSMFQTFGAAPASINFNELYSALQTKVVDGQENSLANIKTANIVEVQKYCALTRHMWDAFFCVANKRNWVSLPADVQDVVSRNINQAALDERQDMAKLSESLKEVLAKQGLVFNQPDTESFRQKLRDGGFYTSWREKYGEELWAILEKSVGKLT, from the coding sequence ATGACGACGACGCTAGGTCTAAGCGCCACCGCGCTCGGCTTTTCAATGAAGCGAGCTGCCGCGGCCGAATATTCCCTGAAGTTCGCGTTTAACCTGGCCGAAACCCATCCAATCACCACGCGCGCAAGGGAGGCGGCAACGCGCATCCAACAGGAGACGAACGGGCGGGTTGAGCTGCAGGTCTACCCGAACAACCAGCTTGGTAGCGACACGGACATGCTGTCGCAAGTGAGAGCAGGCGGCATCGATCTGTTCCTGAACTCTGGTATCAATGTACTGTCCACCATGGTTCCGGCGGCCTCGATCTATGGTCTCGGTTTCATTTTCCCGGACTATGATACGGTTTGGAAAACGATGGACGGCGAACTCGGTGTCGCTCTGCATAAGCTCATCGAAAAGGTGAATCTCCTCCCGATGGAAAAGATGTGGGACAACGGGTTCCGGCACATCACCACCAGCACGCATCCAGTCAACTCGCCCGCGGATCTCGCCGGTATGAAAATCCGCGTTCCAGTCGGAGCGCTTTGGACTTCTATGTTCCAGACGTTTGGGGCAGCTCCGGCGTCCATCAACTTCAACGAACTCTATTCTGCACTCCAAACGAAGGTCGTCGATGGACAGGAAAATTCGCTGGCCAACATCAAGACCGCAAATATTGTCGAGGTCCAAAAATACTGCGCATTGACCCGGCACATGTGGGACGCGTTCTTCTGCGTTGCCAACAAGCGCAACTGGGTAAGCCTGCCGGCGGATGTGCAGGATGTCGTAAGCCGCAACATCAATCAAGCAGCGCTCGATGAGCGTCAAGACATGGCCAAGTTGTCGGAGTCCCTGAAAGAGGTCCTGGCCAAACAGGGTCTTGTATTCAATCAGCCCGACACCGAGTCGTTCAGGCAGAAACTTCGCGACGGCGGCTTCTACACAAGCTGGCGCGAAAAATATGGTGAGGAATTATGGGCGATTCTCGAAAAGTCGGTCGGGAAACTCACCTAG
- a CDS encoding TRAP transporter large permease — MTVHRTIENVVTSTSNLAAMARRVEHGLVKGLEIPVALLVLCEILLLFSAVVARYVFHVPLVWSDELASILFLWLAMLGSAVAFQRQEHMRMTALVTALKGDTRRFVELVSVAAALAFLVLILPASLEYAIEESYVWTPAMNIQNSWRASALPTSFALMLVFAVLRLLQSSNLRLALGAVAAIAVVFCLFWALKPVLVGLGNLNLLIFFVGGVAACVFGGVPIAFSFAIATFGYLILTTRTPPLIIVGRIDEGVSHLILLAIPLFVFLGQLIQMTGMARAMVAFLASLLGHVRGGLHYVLVAAMYLVSGISGSKAADMAAIAPVLFPEMKARGADEGDLVALLSATGAQTETIPPSIVLITVGSATGVSIAALFTGGLLPGLILAITLCFLVRWRCRNDDSSQAKRASRRQIGKLLVTALPALALPFVIRSAVIEGVATATEVSTIGIAYSVVAGLVFYRQFDWRRLKPMLVETASLSGSILLIIGAATAMAWGLTQSGFSTALAQSLSSLPGGAVTFMIVSIVIFIILGSVLEGIPAIVLFAPLLFPVAQQLGIHQVHYAMVVVLAMGIGLFAPPFGVGYYAACAITRVSPDAGMKPIVGYIVAMAIGLAVVAAVPWLSIGFL; from the coding sequence ATGACTGTTCACCGAACCATCGAGAATGTAGTGACAAGCACGTCAAACCTGGCTGCAATGGCACGCAGGGTTGAGCACGGCTTGGTAAAGGGCCTGGAGATACCGGTAGCACTTCTAGTGCTTTGCGAAATTCTTCTGCTGTTCTCGGCCGTCGTCGCTCGGTATGTGTTCCACGTGCCACTGGTTTGGTCGGACGAGCTAGCCTCAATCCTGTTCCTCTGGCTTGCCATGTTGGGTTCGGCCGTCGCGTTTCAGCGGCAGGAACACATGCGCATGACGGCCCTGGTTACCGCGTTGAAGGGCGATACGCGCCGCTTCGTTGAACTGGTTTCGGTTGCGGCGGCACTTGCCTTCCTCGTACTGATCCTGCCCGCATCTCTGGAATACGCCATCGAGGAGTCCTACGTTTGGACACCAGCGATGAATATTCAGAACTCTTGGCGCGCTTCGGCGCTGCCAACGAGCTTCGCTTTGATGCTTGTTTTCGCGGTGTTGCGGCTTCTGCAGAGTTCGAATCTCCGTCTCGCACTCGGTGCCGTTGCTGCCATAGCAGTGGTCTTCTGCTTGTTTTGGGCGCTGAAGCCCGTGCTCGTTGGTCTTGGGAACCTCAATCTTCTCATTTTCTTTGTCGGCGGCGTTGCAGCGTGTGTCTTTGGCGGCGTGCCGATCGCCTTTTCATTCGCGATCGCCACATTCGGCTACCTCATTCTGACGACCAGAACGCCACCTCTGATCATTGTCGGCAGGATCGATGAGGGTGTCAGCCATCTGATCCTTCTCGCGATCCCTCTGTTTGTGTTTCTCGGCCAGCTCATCCAGATGACGGGTATGGCGCGGGCGATGGTTGCGTTCCTCGCCAGCCTTCTTGGCCATGTGCGCGGCGGGCTTCACTATGTGCTGGTGGCCGCGATGTATCTCGTGTCAGGGATCTCAGGATCGAAGGCTGCCGACATGGCCGCTATCGCGCCGGTCCTGTTTCCGGAGATGAAGGCGCGCGGAGCAGACGAGGGCGATCTTGTCGCGCTTCTCTCGGCAACCGGTGCTCAGACAGAAACAATCCCGCCTAGCATCGTCTTGATTACGGTGGGATCCGCGACCGGGGTATCGATCGCAGCATTGTTCACCGGCGGCCTTCTGCCGGGCCTCATTCTAGCGATAACGCTCTGCTTCTTGGTCCGCTGGCGCTGCCGCAACGACGACTCGAGCCAAGCCAAGAGAGCAAGCCGACGGCAGATCGGTAAGCTGCTTGTCACCGCACTCCCTGCCCTCGCGCTTCCGTTCGTTATCCGCTCAGCCGTTATCGAAGGTGTCGCTACGGCGACAGAAGTTTCGACTATTGGCATTGCTTACTCGGTTGTCGCGGGTCTGGTGTTCTACCGTCAGTTCGACTGGCGCCGGCTCAAGCCGATGCTTGTCGAGACGGCGAGCCTATCCGGTTCCATCCTTCTGATTATTGGCGCGGCCACGGCGATGGCATGGGGCCTGACGCAATCAGGCTTCTCGACAGCTCTGGCACAAAGCCTTTCAAGCCTTCCGGGGGGTGCGGTCACATTCATGATCGTCTCGATCGTCATATTCATCATCCTTGGCAGTGTGCTCGAAGGGATACCTGCGATCGTCCTGTTCGCACCCTTGCTCTTTCCGGTTGCTCAACAGTTGGGCATCCATCAGGTGCACTACGCCATGGTCGTCGTGTTGGCGATGGGTATCGGCCTGTTCGCGCCGCCCTTCGGCGTTGGCTACTACGCTGCCTGCGCAATTACCCGGGTCAGCCCCGATGCGGGCATGAAACCGATCGTCGGTTACATCGTCGCCATGGCCATTGGTCTTGCCGTTGTTGCTGCGGTTCCGTGGCTCTCGATCGGCTTCCTTTAG
- a CDS encoding methyl-accepting chemotaxis protein has translation MDILIDLISFAAAADLCARSLTSCATKSVNQNVDAIAQVSRVQADGLKEINFSVGKIESPTQQNAALVEESTSAVNNLAKETASLFEMLSRFQIAGGPAKTSRSEEPTLYLAAA, from the coding sequence TTGGATATTTTGATTGACTTGATTTCTTTCGCCGCCGCCGCAGACCTTTGCGCCAGGTCTCTGACCTCCTGCGCTACTAAGAGCGTCAATCAGAACGTCGACGCCATTGCTCAGGTTTCTCGCGTTCAAGCGGACGGGCTCAAGGAAATCAATTTCTCAGTCGGTAAGATTGAATCACCGACACAGCAGAACGCAGCTTTGGTGGAAGAGTCGACCTCTGCCGTGAACAATCTCGCGAAGGAGACAGCATCGCTTTTCGAGATGCTGTCCAGGTTCCAAATTGCCGGTGGGCCGGCAAAGACCAGCCGCTCAGAGGAGCCAACGCTTTATCTAGCCGCGGCATAG
- a CDS encoding methyl-accepting chemotaxis protein gives MQQAGNALGQIVVQVHEAMTNIRSSSVEIGNIIVSSMKSHQTNLLALNAGIEAARAGGLAVGSRLPDDLIRGRITHTAGGSATFRNLGRPEWPQAVAQGRRRAIVRLV, from the coding sequence GTGCAACAGGCCGGCAACGCTTTGGGCCAAATCGTTGTTCAGGTGCATGAGGCTATGACAAACATTCGGTCTTCTTCGGTCGAAATAGGCAATATCATCGTGTCATCGATGAAATCGCATCAGACGAACCTTTTGGCTTTGAACGCAGGCATTGAGGCGGCTCGGGCGGGGGGACTGGCCGTGGGTTCGCGGTTGCCCGATGACTTAATCCGCGGGCGCATCACACACACGGCTGGCGGATCTGCCACCTTCCGTAATCTCGGGCGGCCTGAATGGCCTCAGGCTGTCGCTCAGGGGCGGCGACGAGCAATCGTCCGCTTAGTCTGA
- a CDS encoding nucleotidyltransferase family protein: protein MEKTTDPSEVAVVLLAAGQARRFGTATDSKLLALFDGIPLVRRSAMRACESRARSVTVVVGFRAPELISALSGLPVSIAHNPDFASGMSSSLITGMMTPQVRSAQGTLVMPADMPSVSTADLNSLIEAFVAYGGRSIIGATCGNIRGNPVIFPRSLLGEVARLKGDLGARNIIRASNVPFVDFDIGTSALHDVDTVEALIAAGGIIS, encoded by the coding sequence ATGGAGAAGACTACGGACCCTTCAGAGGTGGCTGTTGTGCTGCTCGCCGCAGGACAGGCACGTCGCTTTGGGACCGCCACAGATAGCAAGCTCCTGGCATTGTTCGATGGTATTCCACTTGTCAGGCGAAGTGCCATGCGCGCCTGTGAAAGCAGGGCTCGTTCCGTTACTGTTGTCGTCGGTTTTCGAGCTCCGGAGTTGATTTCAGCTCTCTCTGGCCTTCCAGTCAGCATTGCGCACAACCCCGATTTCGCCAGCGGGATGTCGAGTTCTTTGATAACCGGGATGATGACGCCCCAAGTTCGATCAGCGCAAGGAACACTGGTTATGCCGGCCGACATGCCGTCGGTTTCGACGGCTGATTTAAACTCGCTTATTGAGGCTTTCGTTGCTTATGGTGGTCGATCGATTATCGGAGCGACCTGTGGGAACATTCGCGGGAATCCCGTGATCTTTCCCAGGTCCCTCCTGGGCGAGGTCGCGAGGCTTAAGGGCGATCTGGGCGCAAGAAATATTATCCGAGCTTCCAATGTGCCCTTCGTCGATTTCGATATCGGCACTTCAGCGTTGCACGATGTCGATACGGTGGAAGCATTGATCGCAGCTGGCGGTATAATATCTTGA
- a CDS encoding winged helix-turn-helix transcriptional regulator, producing the protein MNIASSSGNEKPLLMQRQSSVRRTMEIVFETWNFLILREAYFGVRRFDKFQQRLGIPRQTLSSRLSSFVANDILSTGKRPNEPGQQYFLTVRGKDLFPTMLSLMEFGDKWLTGGNEPPLKLIHKSCGCECHPITVCCECLEPFTAKEVAPRDGPGAGYAPVEARPTSRRSSDSTLLERVRPCSVARTLGIIGDRWSFLILREGWFGVRRFEEMRENLGIATNILADRLARLVQAGVLRKVPYNGGERFEYRFTEMGLDLYKPMLVMMAWGDRWLADGKPPMRLRHKACGQDFSAIVVCSECKKPISSKDTDYILRYPFDL; encoded by the coding sequence ATGAATATTGCCTCCTCATCCGGTAATGAAAAGCCCTTGCTAATGCAGCGACAATCATCAGTTCGTCGAACGATGGAGATTGTATTCGAGACCTGGAACTTCTTGATACTTCGAGAAGCCTATTTTGGCGTGCGCCGGTTCGACAAATTTCAGCAGCGCTTGGGCATTCCGCGGCAGACGCTTTCGTCTCGACTGTCCAGCTTTGTGGCGAATGACATCCTGAGCACTGGAAAACGGCCGAACGAGCCGGGGCAACAATATTTCCTAACCGTCCGAGGAAAAGATCTCTTTCCGACGATGCTGTCGCTCATGGAATTCGGCGACAAGTGGCTGACGGGGGGCAACGAGCCCCCACTGAAGCTGATTCATAAAAGTTGTGGGTGTGAATGCCATCCCATCACGGTCTGCTGCGAATGTCTCGAACCCTTCACGGCAAAAGAGGTTGCGCCACGCGACGGGCCAGGCGCGGGGTATGCTCCGGTCGAAGCGCGGCCGACGTCTCGCAGAAGCTCGGATTCGACGCTTTTGGAAAGGGTGCGGCCCTGCTCAGTCGCGCGGACGCTTGGGATCATCGGCGACCGTTGGAGCTTCCTCATTCTACGAGAAGGCTGGTTCGGAGTTCGACGGTTCGAGGAAATGCGCGAGAACCTCGGCATTGCGACTAACATTCTCGCCGACCGCCTCGCCCGGCTCGTACAGGCGGGCGTATTGCGCAAGGTTCCTTATAACGGAGGCGAGCGCTTCGAGTATCGCTTCACCGAAATGGGCCTCGATCTGTACAAGCCCATGCTCGTCATGATGGCCTGGGGAGACAGGTGGCTCGCAGACGGCAAGCCACCGATGCGGCTTCGGCATAAGGCCTGCGGGCAGGATTTTTCCGCCATCGTGGTCTGCTCCGAGTGCAAGAAGCCCATCTCCTCCAAGGACACCGACTACATCCTAAGGTACCCGTTTGATCTTTGA
- a CDS encoding xanthine dehydrogenase family protein molybdopterin-binding subunit, translating to MSHQDHSVELRPKLVGKRVKRTEDPRLLTGVGQYVDDMAPAGMLHVALRRSDQPHARILNIDVGDAFSVPGVVAIYDASDLEGEIKPAIPTSRMPGYYATPIWPLARGKVRYVGEPVVAIVAESRYAAEDALEYITIEYEPLPFAIRQVDAVKDDAPLLHEEAGTNTIIRREFKRGDVDAAFQDAAVTVKGRFRMTRKTAAAMENRSYLAEWDSRKQSLTLYTSSNIPGVIRDVLSGCLDLPGTRMRVVAPDVGGSFGGKGSLYGEEILVCALARKLKRPIKFISDRLEDLSATSQAFDELIEAELAVTKDGMLIGLRADVIGDVGAYSIYPWTAALETVQVVSFLPGPYRMEHYRGRIQGVLTPKPPTGPYRGVGRPSSTFAMERLIEMAARKLGMDPVEFRRKNLVRAEEFPYRTASGIIWDKSAFHECLQGACDHLDYPALLREKDKARKEGRWIGIGLASYAELTGIGSRISVAPGMPINTGTETSKIEIDATGAITAAFGISSHGQGLETTLAQVIVDELGCKLEDIEIKHGDSSLVPMSSGTYASRSAVLGGGAATLAARNVKAKVLRAAAYLMEQSIEDLDIHDGIVTSRNSNLTMTIKEIASAVYTQMGRIPRDQREDLTASETYDPYLGTACSSTHLAMVEVDPETYSVKILRYVVAEDCGKIINPMIVDGQVQGAVAQGIGAALFEEIVHDDQGQAVAASFADYLVPVASSVPDIGIVHIEADLPNNIGGFRGMGEGGTIGAPAAIANAVSDALSHLGVSVETLPVTPERIFQMLRSKIRPLDPSPQP from the coding sequence ATGAGCCATCAGGACCATTCCGTCGAGCTGCGGCCCAAACTTGTCGGCAAGCGGGTCAAGCGCACCGAAGATCCACGTCTGCTGACGGGTGTTGGTCAGTATGTCGATGACATGGCGCCAGCTGGTATGTTGCATGTCGCATTGCGACGCTCGGACCAGCCACATGCCCGAATCCTGAACATCGATGTCGGCGATGCGTTCTCGGTGCCCGGCGTCGTCGCCATCTATGACGCGAGCGACTTGGAAGGAGAGATCAAACCGGCCATCCCGACCTCGCGCATGCCTGGTTATTACGCCACCCCCATATGGCCGCTCGCACGCGGAAAAGTTCGATATGTAGGCGAGCCGGTCGTCGCCATTGTGGCCGAAAGCCGGTACGCGGCGGAAGACGCGCTTGAATACATCACTATCGAGTACGAGCCACTGCCCTTCGCTATCCGACAGGTCGATGCGGTGAAGGACGATGCACCCCTCCTGCATGAGGAGGCCGGCACCAACACGATCATTCGCCGCGAGTTCAAGCGTGGCGACGTCGACGCGGCATTCCAGGACGCAGCGGTCACCGTGAAAGGCAGGTTCCGGATGACGCGGAAGACAGCCGCTGCCATGGAGAACCGGTCCTATCTCGCCGAATGGGACAGCCGGAAACAATCGCTCACGCTTTATACATCCTCCAATATTCCAGGCGTGATCCGCGATGTGCTTTCGGGCTGCCTCGACCTCCCAGGAACACGCATGCGCGTAGTTGCCCCCGATGTGGGAGGCAGCTTCGGCGGCAAGGGGTCGCTCTACGGCGAAGAAATCCTTGTCTGTGCGCTGGCACGAAAGCTGAAGCGGCCGATCAAGTTCATCAGCGATCGGCTGGAAGATCTTTCCGCGACCAGTCAGGCCTTCGACGAACTGATCGAGGCCGAGCTGGCGGTAACCAAGGACGGCATGCTGATCGGCCTGCGCGCAGACGTTATCGGCGATGTCGGAGCCTACTCGATCTACCCGTGGACTGCTGCACTGGAGACGGTGCAGGTCGTCAGCTTCCTGCCCGGACCCTATCGGATGGAGCATTACCGAGGCCGGATCCAGGGTGTCCTCACACCAAAACCACCAACCGGTCCTTATCGTGGTGTTGGCCGCCCTTCCTCGACCTTCGCGATGGAAAGGCTCATCGAGATGGCGGCCCGCAAGCTCGGCATGGACCCGGTCGAGTTCCGCCGCAAGAACCTCGTTCGAGCCGAAGAATTTCCTTATCGCACTGCTTCCGGCATTATCTGGGACAAGTCAGCCTTCCATGAATGCCTCCAAGGAGCGTGCGATCATTTGGATTACCCCGCTCTCCTGCGCGAAAAAGACAAAGCCAGGAAAGAGGGCCGATGGATCGGAATCGGTCTGGCGAGCTATGCCGAGTTGACCGGCATCGGCTCGCGTATCTCAGTGGCGCCCGGGATGCCGATCAACACAGGAACGGAAACCTCGAAGATCGAAATCGACGCCACCGGCGCGATTACCGCGGCATTCGGCATCTCCTCGCACGGACAGGGGCTTGAGACGACACTGGCGCAAGTCATTGTTGACGAGCTCGGCTGCAAGCTCGAGGATATTGAGATCAAGCATGGAGATAGTTCTCTGGTTCCTATGTCCAGTGGGACCTATGCCAGCCGTTCGGCGGTCCTGGGCGGCGGCGCCGCCACGCTTGCAGCTCGCAATGTGAAAGCCAAGGTCTTGCGCGCTGCCGCCTACCTGATGGAGCAGAGTATCGAGGACCTCGACATACATGATGGCATCGTTACAAGCAGAAACTCGAACCTGACCATGACAATTAAGGAAATCGCTTCTGCGGTCTATACGCAGATGGGGCGTATTCCACGAGACCAGCGTGAGGATCTTACGGCTTCTGAAACCTACGATCCCTATCTCGGAACCGCCTGCTCCTCGACGCATCTTGCGATGGTCGAGGTCGATCCGGAAACCTACAGCGTGAAAATCCTGCGTTATGTCGTGGCCGAGGATTGCGGCAAGATCATCAATCCGATGATCGTGGACGGACAGGTCCAAGGCGCCGTGGCCCAAGGTATCGGTGCTGCCCTATTTGAGGAAATCGTCCACGACGACCAGGGGCAGGCAGTTGCCGCGAGCTTTGCGGACTATCTGGTCCCTGTTGCCAGTAGCGTTCCCGATATCGGTATCGTCCATATCGAAGCAGATCTGCCGAACAACATCGGCGGCTTTCGCGGCATGGGCGAAGGCGGCACGATCGGCGCGCCGGCGGCGATCGCAAACGCCGTCTCGGACGCGCTTTCTCACCTCGGCGTGTCGGTGGAAACGCTGCCAGTTACGCCGGAGCGCATTTTCCAGATGCTGCGCTCGAAGATACGTCCTCTCGACCCATCACCTCAACCCTGA